In a genomic window of Brettanomyces nanus chromosome 1, complete sequence:
- a CDS encoding uncharacterized protein (EggNog:ENOG41) — MSHFPRFQQKEQLTDVSPLEQLELSSRRQAADHRNSVTQAIADRSYSSSSTVDTTLSSNSTTTPSSSNSDTFNGSFNLKNVSRQSLSSLLSTESSSTTGGLLAKLRLDDAEWEAVYDGEDDNISLTRRSTLQQPSPIDPTSISIPASQFRSLRPLLNSLKRKKFVNSAANSAKAMGNTVNRVRNDAPVLVSRADVQSIHIMRVSDGEEENDEDDDSFLPSPQATSASGDDTISNSTEMDERDTLFSSINDTEVTQSTPFYEHHDITSSSPAVAPITPPRNGLQKPVRGFGHMHSFSNPVDTTTLVKRKASCPDSPLAKTFHHKFYHATAPSPITGISDYCSSGKQAHSDTVLTPTSQGPIVLHSREAMDQMKAKIVIDNLNYQRERANSLLRTPSVPSLFNMSLDVAPADPSPKPPHASQSDPLGSSAKSSPLHVYRQLIHPSSSPSRMHTANASHSFPIPLPDVRSQSRLPRLPVSPFRPLFLTNTLPPLVSFSPATSLHKPERSVDSHHSAYAQSNNVSLSTQTISKEPLVQPPPIPISPLAMRNSCPSTMQSQTKTNSSLTPESRVSMAIALRKSGQSKEAAYQLQVAANQGNAEAMFLFGLSLRYGYGVIKDKRLSFLWICKSGGIVADKAYHFKVNPKIILDELGKGGTLLRPKEPQSSIFFEIGQAYLHGWGCRMDTKQSLQFFELSGSLGYCDAMCEAGKMWTNKRLNGVKRDLFRAASWFRLAECCGAELIGSEWIRKKKYD; from the coding sequence ATGTCTCACTTCCCTCGCTTTCAACAGAAAGAACAGCTCACAGACGTTTCACCCCTCGAACAGTTAGAATTATCGTCGCGTCGTCAAGCTGCCGATCACAGAAACAGTGTTACTCAGGCCATTGCTGACAGATCTTACTCTTCTTCGAGTACTGTCGACACCACTCTTTCCTCAAATTCGACCACTACACCGTCAAGCAGTAACTCAGATACGTTCAATGGTTCTTTtaatttgaaaaatgtcAGCAGGCAAAGCCTCAGCAGTTTGTTATCTACAGAATCGAGTTCCACTACTGGAGGCCTTTTAGCTAAGCTAAGATTGGATGATGCTGAGTGGGAAGCCGTATACgatggtgaagatgataacATCTCGCTTACCCGTAGGTCTACCCTCCAGCAACCATCACCAATCGATCCCACTTCGATATCCATTCCTGCCAGTCAATTTCGTTCTTTGCGTCCTTTGTTGAACTCTCTGAAGCGTAAGAAGTTTGTTAATTCGGCTGCTAACTCCGCCAAAGCCATGGGTAACACTGTCAACCGTGTGCGTAATGATGCACCAGTACTGGTTTCTCGAGCTGACGTACAATCCATTCATATCATGCGTGTTTCCGATggtgaggaagaaaatgatgaagacgatgacagttttcttccttctcctcagGCAACCTCTGCTAGTGGCGACGACACTATCAGTAATTCTACGGAGATGGACGAGAGGGACACGCTTTTCTCGTCTATCAATGACACAGAGGTCACCCAGAGTACCCCGTTCTACGAACATCATGATATcacatcttcatcaccCGCAGTGGCTCCAATTACGCCTCCCCGTAATGGTTTGCAGAAACCTGTACGTGGATTTGGTCATATGCATTCATTTTCTAATCCTGTTGATACCACTACTTTAGTCAAGCGTAAAGCTAGCTGTCCGGACTCACCGTTGGCAAAGACTTTCCATCACAAATTTTATCATGCCACTGCGCCAAGTCCCATAACTGGAATTTCCGATTACTGCAGTAGCGGTAAGCAGGCCCATTCAGATACCGTTCTTACACCCACCTCACAGGGCCCCATTGTTTTGCATTCTCGTGAGGCCATGGATCAAATGAAAGCTAAAATAGTTATAGATAACTTGAATTATCAACGAGAGCGGGCAAACTCGCTTCTTAGAACCCCTTCTGTGCCCAGTTTGTTTAATATGTCCCTTGATGTGGCGCCTGCTGATCCTTCGCCAAAGCCTCCTCATGCGTCACAATCAGATCCTCTTGGTTCTTCTGCgaaatcttctcctcttcacGTTTATCGTCAACTTATTCACCCTTCTTCGTCTCCTTCCAGAATGCACACTGCTAATGCTTCTCATTCTTTCCCTATTCCACTTCCTGATGTCCGGTCACAATCAAGACTTCCTAGACTGCCTGTATCTCCTTTCAGACCTCTCTTTCTCACCAATACTTTACCACCATTGGTGTCATTTTCTCCAGCTACTTCCTTGCATAAACCTGAGAGAAGTGTCGATTCACATCACAGTGCATATGCACAAAGCAATAATGTTTCTTTGAGCACACAAACTATAAGTAAGGAACCCTTAGTTCAACCACCTCCTATTCCTATTTCACCCCTGGCTATGCGTAACTCTTGTCCTTCGACCATGCAATCTCAAACGAAGACAAACTCGTCGCTTACACCGGAATCCCGAGTCTCTATGGCTATCGCCCTACGTAAATCTGGTCAGAGCAAGGAAGCTGCCTACCAGTTACAAGTGGCCGCCAATCAGGGTAATGCTGAAGCTATGTTCCTATTTGGACTCTCCCTGAGATATGGTTATGGTGTGATTAAAGACAAGCGTCTTTCATTTTTGTGGATTTGCAAGTCAGGTGGCATTGTAGCAGACAAAGCTTACCACTTCAAAGTGAATCCAAAGATTATTTTAGACGAGCTCGGAAAAGGTGGTACTCTGTTAAGGCCTAAAGAACCCCAGAgttcaattttctttgagATTGGTCAGGCATATCTACATGGTTGGGGTTGTAGAATGGACACGAAGCAGAGTTTGCAATTCTTTGAGCTTTCAGGCAGTCTTGGCTACTGTGATGCAATGTGTGAAGCTGGAAAGATGTGGACCAACAAAAGACTTAATGGTGTTAAAAGGGACTTGTTCAGAGCTGCTTCGTGGTTCCGTTTAGCTGAGTGTTGCGGTGCAGAACTGATAGGCAGCGAGTGGATTCGTAAGAAGAAGTACGATTGA
- a CDS encoding uncharacterized protein (EggNog:ENOG41) — translation MSETNMEKNAHGNSLSDTDKTYFSQQTAEVVVCNDESKSGFSSVSRSFKAFSAKLDALGAEARGIERVPPEERDYNMSKLNMFFLWCSGTGSLTSASGFFLGPILLGLSLKDSMISGLFGACFGALVAAFTSTLGPKSGLRQMVGSRFFFGWYFSRFCSLLNFISVCGFSVINCVFGGQILNAISHGKCPIEIGIVIISVLSGIVAIVGIRFVHKCEKYMSVPLLIFFLLTFICAGKDFDNFTPSVGDSVTVAGNCLSFFAVCFGINAGWGSIASDYYILFPEKTSSWLTFSVTFVGIFVPSAFVGSLAICIASAWLSNPAYQTAYDNYGNGGLLKQALSRWNGGGDFILVILFLSLFTNNILNLYSMPLSVQVIHSFFFRLPRWFLTVVGFIICLVCSVCGRNTLSNYLNNFLPMIGYWIIIFGTIIFEEMIFRGSKSNFNWADWNTKDKLTHGYAASFAFCCGAAGAVVGMCQAYYIGPIAIKIGEYGGDVAIWCSLVFTGVAYPPCRILEKKYFKR, via the coding sequence ATGTCCGAAACAAACATGGAAAAAAATGCTCATGGAAATTCGCTCAGTGATACTGATAAGACTTATTTCAGTCAGCAGACAGCCGAAGTTGTCGTCTGTAACGATGAGTCCAAATCAGGCTTCAGCTCAGTTTCCAGAAGTTTTAAAGCCTTCTCTGCTAAACTTGATGCCCTTGGTGCTGAAGCTCGTGGTATCGAGCGTGTCCCACCGGAGGAGCGTGATTACAATATGTCCAAATTGAACatgttcttcctttggTGTTCCGGTACTGGCTCTTTGACCTCTGCTTCTGGTTTTTTCCTTGGTCCTATTCTATTAGGATTGTCTTTGAAAGATTCTATGATCTCTGGTTTATTTGGGGCTTGCTTCGGTGCGTTAGTTGCTGCATTCACCTCTACCTTGGGCCCCAAATCTGGTTTGAGACAGATGGTTGGCTCAAggtttttctttggttggTATTTCTCTCGTTTTTGCTCTCTCCTCAACTTCATTTCCGTGTGTGGTTTTAGTGTCATCAACTGTGTGTTTGGTGGTCAGATTCTTAATGCCATTTCTCATGGTAAATGTCCTATAGAGATTGGTATTGTCATCATCTCGGTACTATCTGGTATCGTTGCAATTGTGGGTATTCGGTTTGTTCACAAGTGTGAAAAGTATATGAGTGTGCCGTTgctcatattcttcttacttACCTTTATTTGTGCCGGTAAAGACTTTGATAACTTTACTCCTTCCGTGGGAGATTCCGTCACTGTTGCTGGCAActgtctttctttctttgccgTTTGCTTTGGTATCAACGCTGGTTGGGGATCTATTGCTAGCGACTACTATATTCTTTTCCCTGAAAAAACATCTTCCTGGCTCACTTTTAGTGTTACATTTGTCGGTATTTTTGTTCCTTCTGCATTTGTTGGTTCTTTAGCTATCTGTATTGCATCTGCTTGGCTTTCCAATCCGGCATACCAAACTGCTTATGATAATTATGGTAACGGTGGACTCTTGAAGCAGGCTCTCTCGAGATGGAACGGTGGAGGAGACTTCATTTTAgtgattcttttcctttctttattcaccaacaatatcttgaatctttATTCGATGCCTCTTTCGGTTCAGGTGATTCatagtttcttcttcagactCCCAAGATGGTTCCTCACTGTCGTTGGTTTCATTATTTGTTTGGTCTGCTCTGTTTGCGGTAGGAACACTCTTTCCAACTACTTGAACAATTTCTTACCTATGATCGGTTACTGGATTATTATTTTTGGAACTATcatatttgaagagatgatATTCAGAGGATCGAAAAGCAACTTCAATTGGGCTGACTGGAACACTAAGGATAAGCTCACTCATGGTTATGCTGCATCTTTTGCATTCTGCTGTGGTGCAGCTGGTGCCGTTGTGGGTATGTGTCAAGCCTATTATATAGGCCCAATTGCCATTAAAATTGGCGAGTATGGTGGAGATGTGGCTATCTGGTGTTCTCTAGTGTTCACTGGAGTTGCTTATCCACCTTGCAGAATtcttgagaagaagtacTTTAAACGCTAA
- a CDS encoding uncharacterized protein (BUSCO:EOG093410UO), translated as MVDVSCSCGRREAQIMCFEHAKGKKLECDDECLREQRNNTLFAAFNLGDSKTEGPLTLVSPELLAQRLAVDNTYTPEVLALYSKQPVWCTSIELIFSNLVLGKLSRNSHHFSPMKMVQRQFVHELADAYNVFSESQDPEPKRSVFVKTSKESRRPTLSLKESLTVMRQVKQVEEEKAKHQQLVYALSERQNSQPPEEREHYNALAIRDVFFGITRDKLEEATNDLWQDRTVLTKIQNCELKWIPDNTFVFYSDSYQEKSRVEEAELEILCDLFERRLKERNLAMRCCLARIDDTASIVYEFKGENNRERRTLKNDHDGYDDEAPSELQDEKPIDKSSFDWW; from the coding sequence ATGGTGGATGTTAGCTGCTCATGTGGCAGAAGAGAGGCTCAAATTATGTGCTTTGAGCATGCAAAAGGGAAGAAATTGGAATGTGATGATGAATGTCTTCGTGAACAACGTAACAACACTCTTTTTGCTGCGTTCAATTTAGGTGATAGCAAAACCGAAGGGCCCCTTACTCTGGTTTCTCCGGAATTACTTGCCCAGAGATTGGCTGTTGATAATACCTACACACCCGAGGTATTAGCTCTCTATTCTAAGCAACCAGTCTGGTGTACCAGTATAGAATTGATTTTCAGTAACCTTGTGTTGGGAAAGTTGAGCCGGAATTCACACCATTTCTCCCCAATGAAAATGGTCCAACGCCAATTTGTCCACGAGTTGGCTGACGCTTACAATGTGTTTTCAGAATCCCAAGACCCAGAACCTAAGAGGTCTGTTTTTGTCAAGACTTCGAAAGAGAGTCGTCGACCTACgctttctttgaaagaatccCTCACGGTAATGAGACAAGTGAAGCAggtcgaagaagaaaaagcaaaGCACCAACAGCTTGTGTATGCTCTCAGTGAGCGCCAGAACAGCCAACCTCCAGAGGAGAGGGAACACTACAATGCCCTAGCAATTAGAGACGTCTTTTTTGGGATTACAAGAGAcaaattggaagaggctACCAACGATTTATGGCAGGATCGTACTGTTCTCACCAAAATACAGAACTGCGAGCTAAAATGGATTCCGGACAATACATTTGTGTTTTATAGTGATAGTTACCAGGAGAAAAGCCGAGTGGAAGAGGCAGAATTAGAGATTCTCTGCGACTTATTTGAGAGAAGGTTGAAGGAAAGAAATCTTGCCATGAGATGCTGTCTTGCAAGAATAGACGACACCGCCAGCATCGTATACGAATTCAAGGGGGAAAACaatagagagagaagaacgTTAAAAAATGACCATGATGGCTATGACGACGAAGCACCATCGGAATTGCAAGATGAAAAACCTATAGACAAATCCTCCTTCGACTGGTGGTAA